The following are from one region of the Cyclopterus lumpus isolate fCycLum1 chromosome 21, fCycLum1.pri, whole genome shotgun sequence genome:
- the lcp1 gene encoding plastin-2 isoform X1, whose product MASIFHFHRESDGVTQRELNTESTGYLWDQQILLQTAEANKETFLLQAAEAGSWRLPEFQIPNMTTPAPISPEEQEELREAFAKIDVDNNGFISKAELNELFRAANLPLPGYRVREIVQELTKSSDQLTFDEFTQIVHGLKSTAVAKTFRKAINKKEGICNVAGTSEQSGTQHSYSEEEKVAFVNWINKALEKDADCKHVLPMDPNSDDLFTAMGDGIVLCKMINLSVPDTIDERTINKKKLTPFTIQENLNLALNSSSAIGCHVVNIGAEDLKEGRQHLVLGLLWQVIKIGLFADIELSRNEALIALLRDGESLEDLMKLSPEELLLRWANYHLEEAGCGKINNFSSDIKDSKAYYNLLNQVAPKGDEEGIPPIAIDVSGLREKEDLQRAECMLDQADRLGCRQFVMPTDVVRGNPKLNLAFVANLFNKYPALKKPENQDIDWSSIEGETREERTFRNWMNSLGVNPRVNHLYIDIDDALVIFQLYEKINVPVDWDKVNKPPYSKLGSNMKKLENCNYAVELGKKEAKFSLVGIAGQDLNAGNRTLTLALLWQLMRRYTLNILEDLGAGQKVTDDTIVTWVNDMLTQAGKPKISSFKDGSIGSSMPVLDLIDAIQPGSIRYDLLKTEDLTEEEKLNNAKYAISMARKIGARVYALPEDLVEVKPKMVMTVFACLMARGMKRA is encoded by the exons ATGGCATCAATTTTTCATTTCCATCGTGAGTCTGACGGTGTTACACAAAGGGAGCTTAACACTGAGAGTACAGGTTACCTGTGGGACCAGCAGATCTTATTACAAACAGCAGAAGCAAACAAAGAAACCTTTCTCCTTCAGGCAGCCGAAGCAGGAAGTTGGAGGCTGCCAGAA TTTCAGATTCCCAACATGACCACCCCAGCGCCGATCTCTccggaggaacaggaggaacttAGAGAAGCTTTCGCCAAGATTG ATGTGGACAACAATGGATTCATCAGCAAGGCCGAGCTCAACGAGCTCTTCAGGGCCGCTAACCTGCCGCTGCCGGGCTACAGGGTCAGAGAGATCGTCCAGGAGCTGACCAAGTCCTCCGACCAGCTGACCTTTGATGAATTTACTCAG ATTGTCCACGGGCTGAAGAGCACGGCGGTGGCAAAGACCTTCAGGAAGGCGATCAATAAAAAGGAGGGAATCTGTAACGTGGCAGGAACCTCAGAGCAGTCTGGCACTCAGCACTCATACTCAG aggaggagaaagtagCCTTTGTAAACTGGATCAATAAAGCGCTGGAGAAGGATGCCgactgtaaacatgttctgCCGATGGATCCTAACAGCGACGACCTGTTCACCGCTATGGGAGACGGGATCGTTCTCTG TAAGATGATCAACCTGTCGGTCCCCGACACCATCGACGAGAGAACCATCAACAAGAAGAAGCTCACGCCTTTCACCATCCAG GAGAACCTGAACTTGGCTCTGAACTCGTCGTCGGCCATCGGCTGCCACGTGGTCAACATCGGAGCTGAGGACCTGAAGGAGGGCAGGCAGCACCTGGTCCTGGGTCTGCTGTGGCAGGTCATCAAGATCGGGCTGTTCGCCGACATCGAGCTCAGCAGgaatgaag CTCTGATCGCTCTGCTGCGTGATGGAGAAAGTCTGGAGGATCTGATGAAACTTTCgcccgaggagctgctgctgcgttGGGCCAACTATCACCTGGAGGAGGCTGGCTGCGGCAAGATCAATAACTTCAGCTCCGACATCAAG GACTCCAAGGCGTACTACAACCTTCTGAACCAAGTGGCACCcaaaggagacgaggagggaatCCCCCCCATCGCCATCGACGTGTCAGGACTCAGG GAGAAAGAGGACCTGCAGCGGGCCGAGTGCATGCTGGATCAGGCTGACCGGCTCGGATGCAGACAGTTCGTCATGCCAACTGACGTTGTCCGCGGCAACCCCAAATTGAACTTGGCCTTTGTTGCCAATCTGTTCAACAAGTACCCGGCTCTGAAGAAACCAGAGAACCAGGACATCGACTGGAGCTCCATCGAAG GTGAAACCAGGGAGGAGCGAACCTTCAGGAACTGGATGAACTCACTGGGGGTCAACCCTCGTGTCAACCACCTCTACAT AGACATCGATGACGCCCTCGTGATCTTCCAGTTGTACGAGAAGATCAATGTGCCGGTGGACTGGGACAAAGTCAACAAGCCTCCGTACTCTAAACTGGGCAGCAACATGAAGAAG CTGGAGAACTGTAACTACGCAGTGGAGTTGGGAAAGAAGGAGGCCAAATTCTCTCTGGTGGGAATCGCAGGTCAGGACCTGAAcgcagggaatcgaaccctcaCCCTCGCTCTGCTCTGGCAGCTCATGAGGAG ATACACCTTGAACATCCTGGAGGACCTGGGCGCCGGTCAGAAAGTGACGGATGACACCATCGTGACCTGGGTCAACGACATGCTCACACAGGCTGGGAAACCCAAAATCTCCAGCTTTAAG gatggtTCTATCGGCAGCAGTATGCCGGTTCTGGACTTGATCGATGCCATCCAGCCCGGATCGATCAGATACGACCTGCTGAAGACAGAAGATCTAACTGAAGAGGAGAAACTCAACAATGCAAA GTACGCCATCTCCATGGCCAGGAAAATCGGTGCCCGGGTGTACGCGCTGCCCGAGGACCTGGTGGAGGTCAAACCTAAGATGGTGATGACGGTGTTTGCTTGCCTCATGGCACGCGGCATGAAGAGAGCCTAA
- the lcp1 gene encoding plastin-2 isoform X2, whose protein sequence is MTTPAPISPEEQEELREAFAKIDVDNNGFISKAELNELFRAANLPLPGYRVREIVQELTKSSDQLTFDEFTQIVHGLKSTAVAKTFRKAINKKEGICNVAGTSEQSGTQHSYSEEEKVAFVNWINKALEKDADCKHVLPMDPNSDDLFTAMGDGIVLCKMINLSVPDTIDERTINKKKLTPFTIQENLNLALNSSSAIGCHVVNIGAEDLKEGRQHLVLGLLWQVIKIGLFADIELSRNEALIALLRDGESLEDLMKLSPEELLLRWANYHLEEAGCGKINNFSSDIKDSKAYYNLLNQVAPKGDEEGIPPIAIDVSGLREKEDLQRAECMLDQADRLGCRQFVMPTDVVRGNPKLNLAFVANLFNKYPALKKPENQDIDWSSIEGETREERTFRNWMNSLGVNPRVNHLYIDIDDALVIFQLYEKINVPVDWDKVNKPPYSKLGSNMKKLENCNYAVELGKKEAKFSLVGIAGQDLNAGNRTLTLALLWQLMRRYTLNILEDLGAGQKVTDDTIVTWVNDMLTQAGKPKISSFKDGSIGSSMPVLDLIDAIQPGSIRYDLLKTEDLTEEEKLNNAKYAISMARKIGARVYALPEDLVEVKPKMVMTVFACLMARGMKRA, encoded by the exons ATGACCACCCCAGCGCCGATCTCTccggaggaacaggaggaacttAGAGAAGCTTTCGCCAAGATTG ATGTGGACAACAATGGATTCATCAGCAAGGCCGAGCTCAACGAGCTCTTCAGGGCCGCTAACCTGCCGCTGCCGGGCTACAGGGTCAGAGAGATCGTCCAGGAGCTGACCAAGTCCTCCGACCAGCTGACCTTTGATGAATTTACTCAG ATTGTCCACGGGCTGAAGAGCACGGCGGTGGCAAAGACCTTCAGGAAGGCGATCAATAAAAAGGAGGGAATCTGTAACGTGGCAGGAACCTCAGAGCAGTCTGGCACTCAGCACTCATACTCAG aggaggagaaagtagCCTTTGTAAACTGGATCAATAAAGCGCTGGAGAAGGATGCCgactgtaaacatgttctgCCGATGGATCCTAACAGCGACGACCTGTTCACCGCTATGGGAGACGGGATCGTTCTCTG TAAGATGATCAACCTGTCGGTCCCCGACACCATCGACGAGAGAACCATCAACAAGAAGAAGCTCACGCCTTTCACCATCCAG GAGAACCTGAACTTGGCTCTGAACTCGTCGTCGGCCATCGGCTGCCACGTGGTCAACATCGGAGCTGAGGACCTGAAGGAGGGCAGGCAGCACCTGGTCCTGGGTCTGCTGTGGCAGGTCATCAAGATCGGGCTGTTCGCCGACATCGAGCTCAGCAGgaatgaag CTCTGATCGCTCTGCTGCGTGATGGAGAAAGTCTGGAGGATCTGATGAAACTTTCgcccgaggagctgctgctgcgttGGGCCAACTATCACCTGGAGGAGGCTGGCTGCGGCAAGATCAATAACTTCAGCTCCGACATCAAG GACTCCAAGGCGTACTACAACCTTCTGAACCAAGTGGCACCcaaaggagacgaggagggaatCCCCCCCATCGCCATCGACGTGTCAGGACTCAGG GAGAAAGAGGACCTGCAGCGGGCCGAGTGCATGCTGGATCAGGCTGACCGGCTCGGATGCAGACAGTTCGTCATGCCAACTGACGTTGTCCGCGGCAACCCCAAATTGAACTTGGCCTTTGTTGCCAATCTGTTCAACAAGTACCCGGCTCTGAAGAAACCAGAGAACCAGGACATCGACTGGAGCTCCATCGAAG GTGAAACCAGGGAGGAGCGAACCTTCAGGAACTGGATGAACTCACTGGGGGTCAACCCTCGTGTCAACCACCTCTACAT AGACATCGATGACGCCCTCGTGATCTTCCAGTTGTACGAGAAGATCAATGTGCCGGTGGACTGGGACAAAGTCAACAAGCCTCCGTACTCTAAACTGGGCAGCAACATGAAGAAG CTGGAGAACTGTAACTACGCAGTGGAGTTGGGAAAGAAGGAGGCCAAATTCTCTCTGGTGGGAATCGCAGGTCAGGACCTGAAcgcagggaatcgaaccctcaCCCTCGCTCTGCTCTGGCAGCTCATGAGGAG ATACACCTTGAACATCCTGGAGGACCTGGGCGCCGGTCAGAAAGTGACGGATGACACCATCGTGACCTGGGTCAACGACATGCTCACACAGGCTGGGAAACCCAAAATCTCCAGCTTTAAG gatggtTCTATCGGCAGCAGTATGCCGGTTCTGGACTTGATCGATGCCATCCAGCCCGGATCGATCAGATACGACCTGCTGAAGACAGAAGATCTAACTGAAGAGGAGAAACTCAACAATGCAAA GTACGCCATCTCCATGGCCAGGAAAATCGGTGCCCGGGTGTACGCGCTGCCCGAGGACCTGGTGGAGGTCAAACCTAAGATGGTGATGACGGTGTTTGCTTGCCTCATGGCACGCGGCATGAAGAGAGCCTAA
- the LOC117750324 gene encoding GDP-Man:Man(3)GlcNAc(2)-PP-Dol alpha-1,2-mannosyltransferase-like — MAGHEHHHHFSPCFCDLMRLLWSLVAPCAYLSLVLTLVLLLLLLGVRMWLRGRRKARWAQDGGPAVAFFHPYCNAGGGGERVLWCSLRTLMNRYPSISFVVYTGDQGVTGEQILDGARQRFNITLPRPITFVFLQHRSLVEASSYPHFTLLGQSGGSMFLGWEALTAFVPDLYVDSMGYAFTLPIFRYLGGCEVASYVHYPTVSTDMLSVIRERNPRFNNADFISRNPVLSVVKVVYYCCFALLYGLAGSCSDVIMVNSTWTLGHILSLWRSPSRTSIVYPPCDVRAFLDVPLEEEEEEEEEEKEEDKDDGEEGWEELGPELGSEEEGGADRKCHSIVSVGQFRPEKDHRLQIWAFHKLLDGKREGPGGRESLRLVLIGGCRNQEDEERVLMLRGLCQELDVADRVDFKLNVPFEELKRELVNATIGLHTMWNEHFGIGVVECMAAGTIVLAHKSGGPKLDIVVPYEGGQTGFLADSEDSYAAAMETILALSPSARLEIRHNARRSVERFSDQEFEACFLAAMESLMRKLEL, encoded by the exons ATGGCAGGACACGAACATCACCATCACTTCTCTCCGTGTTTCTGCGATTTAATGAG GTTGTTGTGGTCCCTGGTCGCGCCCTGCGCCTACCTCAGCCTGGTCCTGACCCtggtcctgctgctcctcctgctgggGGTCCGGATGTGGCTGCGGGGCCGCCGCAAGGCCCGCTGGGCGCAGGACGGCGGCCCCGCGGTTGCTTTCTTCCACCCGTACTGCAACGCCGGAGGAGGCGGGGAGCGGGTCCTCTGGTGCTCCCTGAGGACCCTCATGAACCG ATACCCCAGCATCTCCTTCGTTGTCTACACTGGAGACCAGGGAGTGACCGGCGAGCAGATTCTGGACGGAGCCCGACAGCGTTTCAACATCACGCTGCCTCGACCGATCACTTTCGTCTTCCTGCAACACCGCTCACTGGTGGAGGCCAGTTCTTACCCACACTTCACCCTGCTGGGTCAGAGCGGCGGCTCCATGTTCCTCG GCTGGGAGGCGCTGACCGCCTTCGTCCCTGACCTGTATGTGGACTCGATGGGCTACGCCTTCACCCTGCCCATCTTTCGTTACTTGGGAGGCTGCGAGGTGGCGAGCTACGTCCACTATCCCACCGTCAGCACCGACATGCTGTCTGTGATCAGAGAGAGGAACCCCAGGTTCAACAACGCTGACTTCATCTCCAGAAACCCCGTGCTGAGCGTGGTCAAGGTGGTTTACTACTGCTGCTTTGCCCTGCTGTACGGCCTGGCCGGCTCCTGCAGCGACGTCATCATGGTGAACTCCACCTGGACGCTGGGACACATACTGTCTCTGTGGCGCTCCCCGAGCCGCACCAGCATCGTCTACCCTCCCTGCGATGTCAGGGCCTTCCTGGACGTcccgctggaggaggaggaggaggaggaggaggaggagaaggaggaggataaaGATGATGGGGAGGAGGGCTGGGAGGAGCTCGGACCGGAGCTGGGgagtgaagaggaaggaggggcgGACAGGAAGTGCCACTCCATCGTATCGGTGGGTCAGTTCCGACCAGAGAAGGACCACCGACTGCAGATTTGGGCGTTTCACAAACTGCTGGATGGGAAAAGGGAGGGGCCTGGGGGGCGGGAGTCTCTGCGGCTAGTGCTGATTGGCGGATgcaggaaccaggaggacgaggagcggGTGCTGATGCTACGGGGCCTCTGTCAGGAGCTGGATGTGGCCGACCGTGTCGACTTCAAACTCAACGTGCCCTTCGAGGAGCTGAAGAGAGAGCTGGTGAATGCCACCATTGGACTGCACACCATGTGGAACGAACACTTTGGTATCG gcgTGGTGGAGTGTATGGCTGCAGGCACCATCGTCCTCGCTCATAAGTCTGGAGGTCCAAAGCTGGACATCGTGGTGCCGTACGAAGGCGGACAGACGGGCTTCCTTGCCGACAGCGAGGACAGCTACGCCGCTGCCATGGAAACCATCTTGGCGCTGTCTCCATCGGCCAGACTGGAGATCCGACATAACGCCCGGCGCTCTGTGGAGCGATTCTCTGACCAAGAGTTTGAGGCTTGTTTCCTCGCTGCCATGGAGTCTCTGATGCGTAAGCTGGAGCTATGA